The sequence TGGAGGTGATGCTTTTTTTGGTACCAGAAGGGCTTACCGTTTCAAGTTGATGCTGCATGACCACCATGTCCTTGTCGGAGGGAGAAAGGTTCCATTTGTCCTCCAGGATCGCCTGTAATATCACTGCTGGGCTCCCCTTAAATAATGAAAGGGGCGTATGGTCAAACAATCCTAGCCAAGCCAATTTCTCTATGATCTCCTTATCCACCCAAGGTAATAGCCGCTGGATTTTCTCTTCCAAACGGTGCACGGGATCATAGGGGAGAAAGGCATTGGTGAACATCCGCATGGTGAAATCGTGTGGCAAATCCATCTCAAACGAATCGTCCGTCAATCCCAGCTGGACCAGGACATCCCAGCTTTTACAAAAACCGGCCCTTCGTAGGGTGCCCCGTATGATCGTAGGAATACCCTCCAGCCCATACACACCCCGGTAATTCAGGGAGTCCCTATTGGCATAGCCATCGAAATCACCTTCTTCCTTAAAGGAGATCAGGTCTGTCCTTCTGAAAAGCATGTGATACGGAATGAACTTGTAACGTCCGTTCCTGATAAACCGCGAGGTACTTTGCCCTGCCAGGACAACATTTCTCGGGTTCCACGTAAATTTATACTTCCATGGATTATCCGCTTCACTTTCGGAGGAGAGCAATCCACCGCAATAGGATTTGAAAAGGACGATTTGGTTTCCTTCGGCTTTTTCGGCGTCGATCAGCTTCATGGCGGACATGTGATCGATTCCCGGATCCAGGCCACACTCATTCAGAAAAAACAGGTTATGGGCAGTTATTTCCTTGGCAAGCTCCTTCATTTCAGCGGACTCGTAAGATGCGGAGAAAAAATGCTTTCTTTCGGTTACGGCTGCTTTTGCCACTAATGGGTGTAAAAAGGCCGGAACCATGGAGACCACTATGTCCACTTGCTTGATAAGTGTGTGCAGTTTCCTTTTGTCATGGATGTCTATACTTGCCGCCTCCCCTGAAGGGTGTCCGGCAAGTTTCTTCTCTGCCACCTTTGCATCCACATCAGCAAGTATCACTTTACGATTCTTGGCCGGTGCGTCCTTCAGCAAGAAATCTACCAGTACTTTGGAGGATTTGCCGGCTCCGATGATCAGAATTGTCTTCATTTTGAGTTTATTGGGTTAAGTATATGAAGATGAACATTTAATCTTTGACCTTAAAATATTTTAATGGAAATTAGTTGGGCGCAAAAAAAGCTCCCGCTTAAACCAAGCCGAAGGGGAGGATCGTTAGAATAACTGCTGAAAATGCCTTTGCGAAAGTGGAGACATTAAGGTATAAAAAATAGAACAGAGCGCGCCAACTAAATTCACATGATATGAGTGAAAAGATTGAACAAAAGGTAATATTACATTTACTTGATATAAATGAGCTTAGTGAATCAGAGATTGCGCTGCTGGAGAAAGCAAAAAAAGCAATGAAAAATGCTTATGCTCCGTATTCTCATTTCGGGGTAGGCGCTGCGTTGTTGATGGAGGATGGACAGATTTTGGCTGCCAATAACCAGGAAAATGCCTCTTTTCCCGTTGGGGTATGTGCCGAGCGGGTGCTGCTGGGATTTGCCCATGCCAATTTTCCTGAGCTCAGGCCGCTGAAGATCATGATTGTAGCGCAGCGGTTCCATGAAGCAGGCTTTGCTACCGTTTCCCCGTGTGGCCTGTGCCGCCAGACGATCAATGAGTACGAGGTTAAATTTGGCCGGCCCATTGAGATTTTAATGCTCACCCCTGAGGGTAAGGTCCTCAAGGCAGCAAATGTCAGCCAGCTCCTACCGTTTAAATTTGATGACTTAAATAGTTAAATCCCCATGTATCAACATGTGTCGTATGAAGCTACAGGTGCATATGCCACCTCCCAATTGCCCCTAGGAGATGAAACTGATTTATGGATAATTCTTCATGGATATGGCCAGCTAGCACCTTATTTTCTCAGGAAATTTAAAAGCCAGTTTACCGATCACCGGCTCTTTGTAGCCCCAGAAGCACAAAACCACGGTTATCTTAAGGGATTTTCGGGGCGTGTAGGTGCCAACTGGATGACCAAACACGAAAGGGAAATCGACATCCTTAATAACCACCGGTTTTTAAATCAGGTGTTGGCCAAAAACCTGGGCCAGTTTTCCGGCTCTCCGTCGATTCATATTTTGGGGTTCTCCCAAGGCTGTGCGACGGCGACCCGTTGGGCTGCTGCACTTTCCAGTCCCATCAAAAGCCTGACCCTCTGGGGAGGGGGCTTTGCACATGACATGGATTTCGGAGAGGCTTCAAACAAGTTTTCAGACACGGACGTTCGGTTTGTGGAGGGGGATAGTGATGCGTTCGTAACTGCGGAGAAAAAGCTTGAGCA comes from Echinicola vietnamensis DSM 17526 and encodes:
- a CDS encoding alpha/beta hydrolase; the encoded protein is MYQHVSYEATGAYATSQLPLGDETDLWIILHGYGQLAPYFLRKFKSQFTDHRLFVAPEAQNHGYLKGFSGRVGANWMTKHEREIDILNNHRFLNQVLAKNLGQFSGSPSIHILGFSQGCATATRWAAALSSPIKSLTLWGGGFAHDMDFGEASNKFSDTDVRFVEGDSDAFVTAEKKLEQEEFLAKMNMKKETILYKGGHDIYETPLKKIVSLAEA
- a CDS encoding cytidine deaminase, with the protein product MSEKIEQKVILHLLDINELSESEIALLEKAKKAMKNAYAPYSHFGVGAALLMEDGQILAANNQENASFPVGVCAERVLLGFAHANFPELRPLKIMIVAQRFHEAGFATVSPCGLCRQTINEYEVKFGRPIEILMLTPEGKVLKAANVSQLLPFKFDDLNS
- a CDS encoding saccharopine dehydrogenase family protein codes for the protein MKTILIIGAGKSSKVLVDFLLKDAPAKNRKVILADVDAKVAEKKLAGHPSGEAASIDIHDKRKLHTLIKQVDIVVSMVPAFLHPLVAKAAVTERKHFFSASYESAEMKELAKEITAHNLFFLNECGLDPGIDHMSAMKLIDAEKAEGNQIVLFKSYCGGLLSSESEADNPWKYKFTWNPRNVVLAGQSTSRFIRNGRYKFIPYHMLFRRTDLISFKEEGDFDGYANRDSLNYRGVYGLEGIPTIIRGTLRRAGFCKSWDVLVQLGLTDDSFEMDLPHDFTMRMFTNAFLPYDPVHRLEEKIQRLLPWVDKEIIEKLAWLGLFDHTPLSLFKGSPAVILQAILEDKWNLSPSDKDMVVMQHQLETVSPSGTKKSITSSMIIKGENHEYTAMAKTVGLPLAAAVDLFLEGEIPLRGLHLPIKEEIYLPVLKLLANNGITFDEEAVILKGQ